In Triticum urartu cultivar G1812 chromosome 6, Tu2.1, whole genome shotgun sequence, the following proteins share a genomic window:
- the LOC125517202 gene encoding uncharacterized protein LOC125517202: MLRLRERIVSRLLSFSSTSTSAPATPPLRRLLSAVAAPIPPSRGFAVEEYLVDTCGLTRAQALKASTKLSHLKSPANPNAVLAFLSGLGLSSADVAAVVAKDPLFLCAGVERTLGPVVAGLTGLGLSRPEIARLVSLAHCHFRRRSIVSKMHYYLPLLGSFHNFLRAFKCSPYLLARDLDTTVKPNVAFLQECGLAACDIANLTMVIWGMLTCDLERLQAMVTCAEGIGVPRGSGMFRTALHAVAFQSEEKITAKLEYLKKTFRWSDTQVRNAVSRAPMLLGRSKDALQRRSEFLLAEVGLEPVCIAYRPIILCLSLEGRVRPRCYVVKFLKKNGLLDHDLSFHTAVMKTEKDFVEKYICPHKEAAPHLAQDYATACKGKVPENFRFT; this comes from the coding sequence atGCTCCGTCTCCGAGAGCGCATTGTTTCCCGTCTCCTCTCTTTCTCCTCCACATCCACCTCCGCCCCGGCCACCCCCCCACTCCGCCgcctcctctccgccgtcgcggCCCCCATTCCCCCGAGCCGAGGATTCGCCGTTGAGGAGTACCTCGTCGACACCTGCGGCCTCACCCGAGCCCAGGCACTCAAGGCCTCCACCAAGCTCTCCCACCTCAAGTCCCCCGCCAATCCCAACGCCGTCCTCGCGTTCCTCTCCGGCCTCGGCCTCTCCAGCGCCGAtgtcgccgccgtcgtcgccAAAGACCCGCTTTTCCTCTGCGCCGGCGTGGAGAGAACCCTGGGCCCCGTCGTCGCCGGGCTCACCGGCCTCGGTCTCTCGCGTCCTGAGATCGCCCGCCTCGTCTCGCTTGCCCACTGCCACTTCCGGCGCAGATCCATCGTCTCCAAGATGCACTACTACCTGCCCCTCTTGGGCTCCTTCCACAACTTCCTCCGGGCGTTCAAGTGCTCACCCTATCTTCTCGCGCGGGACCTTGATACGACGGTCAAACCCAATGTCGCCTTCCTGCAGGAGTGCGGGCTAGCTGCTTGTGATATTGCCAACCTGACCATGGTTATTTGGGGGATGCTGACCTGCGACCTGGAGCGCCTCCAGGCGATGGTGACATGCGCCGAAGGTATAGGCGTGCCCCGTGGCTCTGGGATGTTCAGAACTGCGCTACATGCTGTCGCATTCCAAAGCGAGGAGAAGATCACCGCCAAACTCGAGTACTTGAAGAAGACCTTCAGGTGGTCTGATACCCAAGTGAGGAATGCTGTGTCTAGGGCTCCAATGCTGCTGGGCAGGTCAAAGGACGCACTGCAGCGCAGGTCCGAGTTCCTGTTAGCTGAGGTGGGGCTGGAACCCGTGTGCATTGCTTATCGACCGATAATTCTCTGTCTTAGCCTGGAGGGCCGGGTCAGGCCCCGGTGCTATGTTGTAAAGTTTCTCAAGAAAAATGGATTGCTAGATCACGACCTGAGCTTCCATACTGCAGTCATGAAGACCGAGAAGGATTTCGTGGAAAAGTATATATGCCCTCACAAGGAAGCTGCGCCACACCTTGCTCAAGACTATGCAACCGCTTGCAAAGGGAAAGTGCCAGAGAATTTTAGATTTACATGA
- the LOC125517566 gene encoding disease resistance protein RGA5-like: MAASATTGVMNPLLGKLTKLLGEEYRRLTGVRKQASFLKDELSAMKALLDRMELMDKLDPSAKNWRDHVREMSYDMKNCIDDFMHDTEDAYEKKGFIRKMAQRLRRLGRRHQIANRIKELKVLVVEANARRERYKIDEFINSSPSIVVTDPRISVIYREREGIIGIDGSKEELVGLLMDSKKKLKVVSIMGFGGLGKTTLAKQVYDEIGGQFNCKAFVPVSQRPDVKSLLTGLQLKLGMEDSSHAQELQDIIDRLREYLKHKRYLVLVDDLWDEPTWNIISCAFPEHGNGSKVMVTTRLDDIALWACQNDRACIYKMKPLKEQDSRQLFFNRVFGSKNDCPEHFKEISARILRKCGGLPLAIITIASILASQEARSPNEWESIVSSLGAKISTKSTFEEMRGILNLSYIHLPAHLRPCFLYLGMYMEDREIMRDDLVRQWIAEGFVCNLHGVALDDVAKSYFNELINRSLIQPEETFGGEVISCRVHDMMLDFILSKSAKDNFISVAYNYEDMARLHSCEYKVRRLSLKSSVGDETSETLATSMLQVRSYARFWESKCTPPLSQFKYVRVLFFEFSYQCHTTVDLTAIGHFFLLRYLKVSARSADIMLPTEIQGLAYLETLELVCRSTQGFPSDIIRLPNLFHLVLPYGIALPQGIQNMKSVCTLNCLGMWNMSSLEDIKGLSGLTNLKELTLCTPYGQCLTADRVDALVSSIGKLRGLTHLSLDCPSESGDNGSQLDSLPDPPLHLEVLDLETWAFSRVPKWIGELGCLRILYLCVMHMSSDEIRVLGELPSLIDARFHVLDVSQDKVMVGAGLFPALEYFYLLCSEDVTEYLSFEAGATPKLLTLSLGFVWEEWRGATPVGMERLPCRQDIRLSRRYTSAESSENQEDVLADVVSAFKSAARLHPRHPSVTVV, translated from the exons ATGGCAGCGAGTGCGACGACAGGGGTGATGAACCCTCTCCTTGGCAAGCTCACCAAGCTGCTCGGCGAAGAGTACAGGAGGCTCACCGGTGTGAGGAAGCAGGCCTCCTTCCTCAAGGATGAGCTAAGCGCCATGAAAGCTCTTCTTGACAGGATGGAGCTTATGGATAAGCTCGATCCCTCGGCCAAGAACTGGAGGGACCATGTTAGGGAGATGTCCTATGATATGAAGAATTGCATCGATGacttcatgcatgatactgaagACGCCTATGAAAAGAAAGGCTTCATCAGAAAGATGGCTCAGCGTCTCAGAAGGTTGGGGAGGCGTCATCAGATCGCAAACAGGATCAAGGAGCTCAAGGTTCTTGTGGTGGAGGCGAATGCTCGACGTGAGAGGTACAAGATTGATGAGTTCATCAACTCGAGTCCTAGCATCGTGGTTACGGATCCCCGTATTTCAGTGATCTACAGGGAGAGAGAAGGCATCATTGGTATTGATGGCTCGAAAGAAGAGCTTGTTGGCTTGTTGATGGATTCTAAGAAGAAACTCAAAGTGGTTTCCATCATGGGGTTCGGAGGTTTGGGTAAAACTACGCTTGCCAAGCAAGTGTATGATGAGATTGGAGGACAGTTTAACTGCAAGGCATTTGTTCCAGTCTCTCAAAGACCTGATGTTAAAAGTCTTCTGACTGGCCTACAATTAAAGCTTGGGATGGAGGATTCTTCTCATGCTCAAGAGTTGCAAGACATCATTGACCGCCTAAGAGAATACCTAAAACATAAGAG GTACTTAGTTTTAGTTGATGACTTGTGGGATGAACCAACATGGAATATTATTAGTTGTGCCTTTCCAGAACATGGTAATGGAAGCAAAGTAATGGTAACCACACGATTAGATGACATAGCTCTCTGGGCGTGTCAGAATGATCGTGCGTGCATTTACAAAATGAAGCCACTCAAAGAACAAGACTCAAGACAGTTATTTTTTAATAGAGTATTTGGATCCAAAAATGACTGTCCAGAACATTTTAAAGAAATTTCAGCTCGAATTCTCAGGAAGTGTGGCGGACTGCCACTTGCAATTATCACCATAGCTAGCATCTTAGCTAGCCAAGAAGCAAGATCACCAAATGAATGGGAGAGCATAGTGAGTTCCCTTGGTGCCAAGATTTCTACAAAATCCACCTTCGAAGAGATGAGGGGTATACTGAACCTTAGTTACATCCATCTTCCTGCTCATCTTCGTCCATGTTTTTTGTACCTTGGCATGTACATGGAAGACCGTGAGATCATGAGGGATGACCTGGTTCGACAGTGGATAGCCGAAGGCTTTGTGTGTAATTTGCACGGAGTAGCTTTGGATGATGTTGCAAAAAGTTATTTCAATGAGCTTATCAATAGAAGTCTGATTCAGCCCGAAGAGACATTTGGTGGGGAGGTAATTTCCTGTAGAGTACACGATATGATGCTTGATTTTATCCTcagcaaaagtgcaaaagataattTTATCAGTGTAGCATATAACTATGAAGACATGGCAAGATTGCACAGTTGCGAGTACAAGGTTCGTCGATTATCTCTGAAATCAAGTGTTGGTGATGAAACATCGGAGACACTTGCTACTAGCATGTTACAAGTTAGATCATATGCTCGGTTTTGGGAGTCCAAATGCACACCTCCTCTTTCACAGTTTAAGTACGTACGTGTGCTTTTTTTTGAGTTTTCATATCAATGTCATACAACAGTCGACCTCACTGCAATAGGTCATTTTTTTCTGTTGAGGTATTTGAAGGTTTCAGCAAGATCAGCAGACATAATGCTACCTACTGAAATTCAAGGGCTTGCTTATTTGGAAACATTGGAGTTAGTTTGCCGGTCCACACAAGGCTTTCCATCGGATATAATTCGCTTGCCCAACTTGTTTCATCTTGTACTTCCATATGGTATAGCGCTGCCTCAAGGGATCCAGAACATGAAATCAGTCTGCACCCTGAATTGTTTGGGCATGTGGAATATGAGTTCCCTGGAGGATATCAAAGGCCTTAGCGGGCTGACCAATCTAAAGGAATTGACGTTATGCACGCCTTATGGCCAGTGCTTGACGGCTGACCGTGTGGATGCTTTGGTGTCTTCCATTGGAAAGCTCCGAGGCCTGACACACCTCTCCCTCGACTGCCCGAGCGAATCTGGTGACAATGGCAGCCAGCTAGACTCATTGCCGGATCCTCCTCTCCATCTAGAGGTACTCGATCTGGAAACATGGGCTTTCAGTAGAGTTCCCAAATGGATTGGTGAGCTAGGTTGCCTCCGGATCCTCTATCTTTGTGTCATGCACATGTCCAGTGATGAGATTCGTGTTCTTGGAGAGCTTCCCTCCCTCATCGATGCCAGGTTCCACGTGTTGGATGTTTCTCAAGATAAGGTCATGGTCGGCGCGGGGCTATTCCCAGCTCTGGAGTACTTCTATCTCTTGTGTAGCGAAGATGTCACTGAGTACCTAAGCTTCGAGGCAGGAGCTACTCCCAAGCTACTAACACTCAGCCTTGGATTCGTCTGGGAAGAGTGGAGAGGCGCTACACCAGTCGGAATGGAGCGTCTGCCCTGCCGGCAGGACATCCGCTTGTCTCGCCGGTACACCAGCGCCGAGTCAAGCGAAAATCAGGAAGACGTGCTCGCTGATGTCGTGTCTGCCTTCAAGAGCGCCGCACGGCTGCACCCAAGGCATCCCTCTGTTACGGTTGTGTAG
- the LOC125517570 gene encoding uncharacterized protein LOC125517570, translating to MLRLRGRIVAHLLSFSSTSGPAISPLHRLLSASAAAGPISPNPGGFAVEDYLVDTCGLTRPQALKASTKLSHLKSPANPDAVLAFLAGVGLSGADIAPVVAKDPRLLCAKVEKTLAPVVDGLTGLGLPRSDIASLILLTPGGFRRRAIVSRLQYYLPLFGSFDNLLRLLKRGGSHLLWADLDKVVKPNVVFLRECGLGDCDIAKLCIRMPRLLTTNPEHVGAMVTCAEKLGVPCGSGMLRQALQAVAFLSEEKIAAKVDYLKNTFRWSDAEACVAVRKYPSVLRKSKESLKLRSEFLVSEVGLEPVSIAHQPVVLSLSLEGRLRPRYYVIKFLKENGLLHRDPSFFTAVKITEKVFVEKLISPHKEAAPHLAEDYATACKGEAPTDFIFRWTRNRL from the coding sequence atgctcCGCCTCCGAGGGCGCATcgttgcccatctcctctctttCTCCTCCACCTCTGGACCGGCCATCTCCCCTCTCCACCGGCTCCTCTCCGCATCGGCAGCCGCCGGCCCCATTTCTCCGAACCCCGGTGGATTCGCCGTCGAGGACTACCTCGTCGACACCTGCGGCCTCACCCGACCTCAAGCCCTCAAGGCCTCCACCAAGCTCTCCCACCTCAAGTCCCCCGCCAACCCCGACGCCGTCCTCGCCTTCCTCGCCGGCGTCGGCCTCTCCGGCGCCGACATCGCCCCGGTTGTCGCCAAGGACCCGCGGCTCCTATGCGCCAAAGTGGAAAAAACCCTGGCTCCGGTGGTCGATGGGCTCACCGGCCTCGGCCTGCCGCGTTCCGACATCGCCAGCCTCATCTTGCTCACCCCCGGCGGCTTCCGCCGTAGAGCCATAGTCTCCAGGCTGCAGTACTACCTGCCCCTCTTCGGCTCATTCGACAACTTACTCCGGCTGCTCAAGCGGGGAGGATCCCACCTTCTGTGGGCGGACCTCGACAAGGTCGTCAAGCCCAATGTTGTGTTCCTGAGGGAGTGCGGGCTAGGTGATTGTGATATTGCCAAGCTGTGTATCCGTATGCCGAGGTTGCTCACCACTAATCCAGAGCACGTCGGGGCGATGGTCACATGTGCTGAAAAATTAGGTGTGCCCTGTGGCTCTGGGATGCTCAGGCAAGCGCTTCAGGCTGTCGCGTTTCTCAGCGAGGAGAAGATTGCCGCCAAAGTGGACTACTTGAAGAATACGTTCAGGTGGTCTGATGCCGAAGCTTGTGTTGCTGTGCGCAAGTATCCGAGTGTGTTGAGGAAGTCAAAGGAATCTCTGAAGCTCAGGTCTGAGTTCCTGGTCTCTGAGGTGGGACTGGAACCCGTGTCCATTGCTCATCAACCGGTAGTTCTCAGTCTTAGCTTGGAGGGCCGGCTCAGACCCCGGTACTATGTTATAAAGTTTCTCAAGGAAAATGGACTGCTACATCGTGACCCGAGCTTCTTTACTGCGGTCAAGATCACTGAGAAGGTATTTGTGGAGAAACTCATATCCCCTCACAAGGAAGCTGCACCACACCTCGCTGAAGACTATGCAACAGCTTGCAAAGGGGAAGCGCCAACTGATTTCATATTTAGATGGACCAGGAACAGGCTATGA